A single region of the Streptomyces sp. NBC_01803 genome encodes:
- a CDS encoding TIGR04282 family arsenosugar biosynthesis glycosyltransferase produces the protein MTTLVVIAKEPVPGRVKTRLTPPFTPGEAALLAEAALADTLRTLLAVPATRRLLVLAGRPGSWLPVGYDVVPQAGGGLDERIAAAFAHCAGPALLVGMDTPQLTPALLAPATGPGAWPARRAWFGPAADGGFWALGLAEPRPELILGVPMSTPGTGAAQRRRLVEAGLNVRDLAPLRDMDTAADAAAIVKEAAPGGRFAAAYARLGSREGVTR, from the coding sequence ATGACCACCCTCGTCGTCATCGCCAAGGAGCCGGTGCCCGGCCGGGTGAAGACGCGGCTGACGCCGCCGTTCACCCCCGGGGAGGCCGCGCTGCTCGCCGAAGCCGCGCTGGCCGACACCCTGCGGACGCTGCTGGCCGTCCCCGCCACGCGCCGCCTGCTGGTGCTGGCGGGGCGCCCGGGGTCGTGGCTGCCCGTGGGCTACGACGTGGTGCCGCAGGCCGGGGGCGGACTGGACGAACGCATCGCCGCCGCCTTCGCCCACTGCGCCGGCCCCGCGCTGCTGGTCGGCATGGACACCCCGCAGCTCACCCCGGCGCTGCTGGCCCCCGCCACCGGCCCCGGGGCGTGGCCCGCGCGCCGCGCCTGGTTCGGCCCGGCCGCCGACGGCGGCTTCTGGGCGCTCGGCCTGGCCGAGCCGCGCCCGGAGCTGATCCTCGGCGTGCCGATGTCAACGCCCGGCACCGGTGCGGCCCAGCGCCGACGGCTCGTCGAAGCGGGCCTGAACGTACGGGACTTGGCACCGCTGCGGGACATGGACACGGCCGCCGACGCCGCCGCGATCGTCAAGGAGGCGGCCCCCGGCGGCCGGTTCGCCGCGGCGTACGCGCGGCTCGGGTCGCGGGAAGGCGTCACCCGGTGA
- a CDS encoding DsbA family protein, whose protein sequence is MSERNREGKRSARERLREERDREKAAERRKRVAKVAAAAVAALAVAGVVGVFAANGGETTEGPAVDPISVGDKDAPATLAVYEDFRCPACGQFETTFRDTIHELTDAGKLRVDYHLVTIIDGNMGGNGSQNAANAAVCADDEGEFPDYHDVLYENQPAERDDAFADKSRLIDLAGEVEGLDTESFRACVQEGDHDEWVDNSNAGFLDSDFNATPTVLLNGDDVYGDTADPLTPDRLRERVNEIVSEEG, encoded by the coding sequence GTGAGCGAACGGAATCGTGAAGGGAAGCGCAGCGCCCGCGAACGGCTGCGCGAGGAGCGGGATCGGGAGAAGGCGGCCGAGCGGAGGAAGCGCGTCGCCAAGGTCGCGGCCGCCGCCGTCGCGGCCCTGGCGGTCGCGGGCGTGGTGGGCGTCTTCGCGGCGAACGGCGGCGAGACGACGGAGGGACCGGCGGTCGACCCCATCTCGGTCGGGGACAAGGATGCGCCGGCCACGCTCGCCGTCTACGAGGACTTCCGCTGTCCGGCCTGCGGTCAGTTCGAGACGACGTTCCGGGACACGATCCACGAGCTGACGGACGCCGGAAAGCTCCGCGTGGACTACCACCTGGTGACGATCATCGACGGCAACATGGGCGGTAACGGCTCCCAGAACGCCGCCAACGCCGCCGTCTGCGCCGACGACGAGGGCGAGTTCCCCGACTACCACGACGTCCTCTACGAGAACCAGCCCGCCGAGAGGGACGACGCCTTCGCCGACAAGTCCCGCCTGATCGACCTGGCCGGCGAGGTGGAGGGTCTCGACACCGAGTCGTTCCGCGCCTGCGTGCAGGAGGGCGACCACGACGAGTGGGTGGACAACTCCAACGCGGGCTTCCTGGACTCGGACTTCAACGCGACCCCGACCGTCCTCCTGAACGGCGACGATGTCTACGGCGACACCGCCGACCCCCTCACCCCCGACCGCCTGCGGGAACGGGTCAACGAGATCGTGAGCGAGGAGGGCTGA
- a CDS encoding glycosyltransferase family 2 protein: protein MTNSPHATGDLVLPCLNEAEALPWVLDRVPDGWRAVVVDNGSTDGSAALAERLGARVVHEPRRGFGAACHAGLLAATADLVAFCDCDATLDPAELPRVAEPVLGGTADLVLAGRRPTARGAWPLHARLGNRALSRMLRRRTGVRLSDLGPMRVARRPALLGLGLTDRRSGYPLEMVVRAADGGWRIEETEVAYRPRTGRSKVTGTWRGTWHAVNDMRAVLR, encoded by the coding sequence GTGACCAACTCCCCGCATGCAACGGGTGACCTGGTGTTGCCCTGCCTGAATGAGGCCGAGGCCCTGCCCTGGGTGCTGGACCGCGTCCCGGACGGCTGGCGGGCCGTGGTCGTGGACAACGGGTCCACGGACGGTTCGGCCGCCCTCGCCGAACGGCTCGGCGCCCGCGTCGTCCACGAGCCCCGCCGCGGCTTCGGCGCCGCCTGCCACGCCGGGCTGCTGGCCGCCACGGCCGACCTCGTCGCCTTCTGCGACTGCGACGCCACCCTCGACCCGGCCGAACTCCCGCGCGTGGCCGAGCCGGTGCTCGGTGGCACCGCCGACCTGGTGCTGGCCGGCCGGCGCCCCACCGCGCGCGGCGCCTGGCCGTTGCACGCCCGGCTCGGCAACCGCGCCCTGTCGCGGATGCTGCGCCGCCGCACCGGCGTACGGCTTTCCGACCTCGGACCGATGCGGGTGGCCCGGCGCCCCGCCCTGCTCGGCCTCGGCCTCACCGACCGGCGCAGCGGATATCCGCTGGAGATGGTGGTCAGGGCCGCCGACGGGGGCTGGCGCATCGAGGAGACCGAGGTCGCCTACCGGCCGCGCACCGGCCGTTCCAAGGTGACCGGCACCTGGCGCGGCACGTGGCACGCGGTCAACGACATGCGGGCGGTGCTGAGATGA
- a CDS encoding VIT1/CCC1 transporter family protein, with protein MTAEAHHSHRDVNGGWLRPAVFGAMDGLVSNLGLISGVAGSSASSHTIAVAGMAGLAAGAFSMAAGEYTSVASQRELVLAEIDIERRELRRHPDDELAELTDVYVGRGVEPALAREVARQLSADPEQALEIHTREELGVDPGDLPSPTVAAVSSFGSFAIGAVLPLLPYLLGASDLWPAAVLALLGLFGCGAVVARVTARPWWFSGLRQLVLGAAAAGVTYVIGSVFGTALG; from the coding sequence ATGACCGCAGAGGCGCATCACAGTCATCGGGACGTCAACGGAGGCTGGCTGCGGCCCGCCGTGTTCGGTGCGATGGATGGGCTCGTCTCCAACCTCGGCCTGATCAGCGGTGTCGCCGGCAGCTCCGCGTCCTCGCATACCATCGCGGTCGCCGGGATGGCCGGGCTCGCCGCCGGGGCGTTCTCCATGGCGGCCGGTGAGTACACCTCCGTCGCCTCCCAGCGCGAGCTGGTCCTCGCCGAGATCGACATCGAGCGCCGTGAGCTGCGGCGGCATCCCGACGACGAGTTGGCCGAGCTCACCGACGTCTACGTCGGGCGCGGCGTCGAGCCGGCCCTCGCTCGCGAGGTCGCGCGGCAGCTCTCCGCCGACCCGGAGCAGGCACTGGAGATTCACACCCGCGAGGAGCTGGGTGTCGACCCCGGCGATCTGCCGTCGCCCACCGTGGCCGCCGTCTCCTCCTTCGGTTCGTTCGCCATCGGGGCCGTCCTGCCCCTCCTGCCCTATCTCCTCGGGGCCTCCGACCTGTGGCCCGCCGCCGTGCTGGCGCTGCTCGGGCTCTTCGGCTGCGGCGCGGTGGTGGCGCGCGTCACGGCCAGGCCGTGGTGGTTCAGCGGCCTCCGGCAGCTCGTGCTCGGGGCCGCGGCGGCGGGTGTGACCTACGTCATCGGTTCCGTCTTCGGTACCGCGCTCGGCTGA
- the gltB gene encoding glutamate synthase large subunit — MRSASHPVKQGMYDPRHEHDACGVGFVATLTGEASRELVDQALTVLRNLEHRGATGADPDTGDGAGILMQVPDAFLRASVAFDLPAAGAYAVGLAFLPTAADEAAAAVAAVDAIAAAEGLTVLGWRDVPVTPELLGAAARETMPCFRQLFVADARGEKTGLELDRVVFVLRKRAEREAGIYFPSLSSRTVVYKGMLTTGQLEPFFPDLSDRRMATAIALVHSRFSTNTFPSWPLAHPYRFVAHNGEINTVQGNRNWMRARESQLASDLFAPVGQQDGDAAAMERLFPICTPEASDSATFDEVLELLHLGGRPLPHAVLMMVPEAWENHESMDPARRAFYQFHSTIMEPWDGPACVTFTDGVQVGAVLDRNGLRPGRYWVTDDGLVVLSSEVGVLDIEPSRVVRKGRLQPGRMFLVDTAEHRIIEDAEIKDRLAAEHPYAEWLEAGLIELADLPEREHVTHTHASVTRRQQTFGYTEEELRILLAPMAQNGAEPIGSMGTDTPIAALSDRPRLIFDYFTQLFAQVTNPPLDAIREELVTSLLSSLGPQGNLLEPTAASCRSVSLPFPVLDNDELAKLIHINADGDLPGFAAVTLSGLYRVTGGALALADRLTAICAEADAAIADGARLIVLSDRHSDAEHAPIPSLLLTSAVHHHLIRTKQRTQVGLLIEAGDVREVHHVALLIGYGAAAVNPYLAIESVEDLVTRGTFLPGIDAETAMRNLIKALGKGVLKVMSKMGISTVASYRGAQVFEAVGLDESFVDTYFHGTTTKIGGVGLDVVATEVAARHAKAYPVTGVTPAHRDLEIGGEYQWRREGEPHLFDPDTVFRLQHSTRERRYDIFRQYTRRVNEQSERLMTLRGLFQLKDGERPPVPLDEVEPVSEIVKRFSTGAMSYGSISQEAHETLAIAMNRIGAKSNTGEGGEDSDRLNDPRRRSAIKQVASGRFGVTSEYLVNADDIQIKMAQGAKPGEGGQLPGHKVYPWVAKTRHSTPGVGLISPPPHHDIYSIEDLAQLIHDLKNANPSARVHVKLVSEVGVGTVAAGVSKAHADVVLISGHDGGTGASPLTSLKHAGGPWELGLAETQQTLLLNGLRDRIVVQTDGQLKTGRDVVIAALLGAEEFGFATAPLVVSGCVLMRVCHLDTCPVGIATQNPVLRERFTGKPEFVVNFFQFIAEEVRELLAELGFRTLEEAVGRAELLDVTRAVDHWKARGLDLAPLFYVPELSEDAPRHRTTEQDHGLAKALDNELIRLSADALSAARAEDAQPVRAQIAVRNINRTVGTMLGHEVTKKFGGAGLPDDTIDITFTGSAGQSFGAFVPRGVTLRLEGDANDYVGKGLSGGRLIVRPDRDADHLPEFSTIAGNTIAYGATSGEIFLRGRVGERFCVRNSGATVISEGVGDHGCEYMTGGRAVVLGTTGRNFAAGMSGGVAFVVDLDPANVNTEFVRIEELDAADREWLHEVVRRHAEETGSTVAAKLLKEWDTALGRFSKIMPATYKAVLAAKDAAERAGLSESETHEKMMEAATHG; from the coding sequence ATGCGTTCTGCGTCCCACCCGGTAAAGCAGGGGATGTACGACCCGCGCCATGAGCACGACGCTTGTGGTGTCGGTTTTGTCGCGACTCTCACCGGAGAAGCCAGCCGCGAGCTGGTCGACCAGGCGCTCACCGTGCTCCGGAACCTCGAACACCGGGGCGCCACCGGCGCGGACCCGGACACCGGGGACGGCGCGGGCATCCTCATGCAGGTGCCCGACGCCTTCCTCCGCGCGAGCGTCGCCTTCGACCTCCCCGCCGCCGGCGCCTACGCCGTCGGCCTCGCCTTCCTGCCCACCGCCGCCGACGAGGCCGCCGCGGCCGTCGCCGCGGTCGACGCCATCGCCGCGGCGGAGGGGCTGACCGTCCTGGGCTGGCGCGATGTGCCGGTCACGCCCGAGCTGCTCGGTGCCGCCGCCCGCGAGACGATGCCGTGCTTCCGTCAGCTCTTCGTCGCCGACGCCCGTGGCGAGAAGACCGGTCTCGAGCTGGACCGCGTCGTCTTCGTGCTGCGCAAGCGCGCCGAGCGCGAGGCCGGGATCTACTTTCCGTCCCTCTCTTCCCGCACCGTCGTCTACAAGGGCATGCTCACCACCGGGCAGCTGGAGCCGTTCTTCCCGGATCTGTCCGACCGGCGCATGGCCACGGCGATCGCCCTCGTCCACTCGCGGTTCTCCACGAACACCTTCCCGAGCTGGCCGCTGGCCCACCCGTACCGTTTCGTCGCCCACAACGGCGAGATCAACACCGTCCAGGGCAACCGCAACTGGATGCGCGCCCGCGAGTCGCAGCTCGCCAGCGACCTGTTCGCCCCAGTCGGTCAGCAGGACGGCGACGCCGCGGCCATGGAGCGGCTGTTCCCGATCTGTACGCCCGAGGCGTCCGACTCCGCCACCTTCGACGAGGTGCTGGAGCTGCTGCACCTCGGCGGCCGTCCGCTGCCGCACGCCGTGCTGATGATGGTCCCCGAGGCGTGGGAGAACCACGAGTCGATGGACCCGGCCCGGCGCGCGTTCTACCAGTTCCACTCCACGATCATGGAGCCCTGGGACGGTCCCGCCTGCGTCACCTTCACCGACGGTGTCCAGGTCGGCGCGGTGCTCGACCGCAACGGTCTGCGCCCCGGCCGGTACTGGGTCACCGACGACGGTCTCGTCGTGCTCTCCTCCGAGGTCGGCGTCCTGGACATCGAGCCGTCGCGCGTCGTGCGCAAGGGCCGTCTCCAGCCGGGCCGGATGTTCCTGGTGGACACGGCCGAGCACCGCATCATCGAGGACGCCGAGATCAAGGACCGGCTGGCCGCCGAGCACCCGTACGCGGAGTGGCTGGAAGCCGGCCTGATCGAGCTGGCCGACCTGCCCGAGCGCGAGCACGTCACGCACACCCACGCCTCGGTCACCCGCCGCCAGCAGACCTTCGGCTACACCGAGGAGGAGCTGCGCATCCTCCTCGCCCCGATGGCGCAGAACGGCGCCGAGCCGATCGGCTCGATGGGCACCGACACGCCCATCGCCGCGCTCTCCGACCGGCCACGGCTGATCTTCGACTACTTCACGCAGCTCTTCGCGCAGGTCACGAACCCGCCGCTGGACGCCATCAGGGAAGAGCTGGTCACCTCCCTGCTGTCCTCGCTCGGCCCCCAGGGGAACCTGCTGGAGCCCACCGCGGCCTCCTGTCGCAGCGTGTCCCTGCCGTTCCCGGTCCTGGACAACGACGAGCTGGCCAAGCTCATCCACATCAACGCCGACGGCGACCTGCCCGGCTTCGCCGCCGTCACCCTCTCCGGTCTCTACCGGGTCACGGGCGGCGCGCTGGCCCTGGCCGACCGGCTCACCGCGATCTGCGCGGAGGCCGACGCCGCCATCGCGGACGGCGCCCGCCTGATCGTGCTCTCCGACCGGCACTCGGACGCCGAGCACGCGCCCATCCCGTCCCTGCTGCTGACCTCGGCGGTCCACCACCACCTGATCCGCACCAAGCAGCGGACCCAGGTCGGGCTGCTGATCGAGGCCGGTGACGTGCGCGAGGTGCACCACGTCGCGCTGCTGATCGGCTACGGCGCCGCCGCCGTCAACCCGTACCTGGCCATAGAGTCCGTGGAGGACCTGGTCACGCGCGGCACCTTCCTGCCCGGCATCGACGCCGAGACGGCCATGCGCAACCTGATCAAGGCGCTGGGCAAGGGCGTGCTGAAGGTGATGTCCAAGATGGGCATCTCGACCGTCGCCTCCTACCGGGGCGCGCAGGTCTTCGAGGCCGTCGGCCTGGACGAGTCGTTCGTCGACACCTACTTCCACGGCACCACGACCAAGATCGGTGGCGTCGGCCTGGACGTCGTCGCCACGGAGGTCGCGGCCCGGCACGCCAAGGCGTACCCGGTCACCGGCGTCACCCCGGCCCATCGGGACCTGGAGATCGGCGGCGAGTACCAGTGGCGGCGCGAGGGCGAGCCGCACCTGTTCGACCCGGACACCGTCTTCCGGCTCCAGCACTCGACGCGCGAGCGCCGGTACGACATCTTCCGCCAGTACACGCGGCGGGTGAACGAGCAGTCGGAGCGGCTGATGACGCTGCGCGGCCTGTTCCAGCTGAAGGACGGCGAGCGCCCGCCCGTGCCGCTGGACGAGGTCGAGCCGGTCAGCGAGATCGTCAAGCGGTTCTCGACCGGCGCGATGAGCTATGGCTCCATCTCGCAGGAGGCGCACGAGACGCTGGCCATCGCCATGAACCGGATCGGGGCCAAGTCGAACACGGGTGAGGGCGGCGAGGACTCCGACCGCCTCAACGACCCGCGCCGGCGCAGCGCGATCAAGCAGGTCGCCTCCGGCCGCTTCGGCGTGACCAGCGAGTATCTGGTGAACGCCGACGACATCCAGATCAAGATGGCCCAGGGCGCCAAGCCCGGCGAGGGCGGCCAGCTCCCGGGGCACAAGGTGTACCCGTGGGTGGCGAAGACCCGGCACTCGACGCCCGGCGTCGGCCTCATCTCCCCGCCCCCGCACCACGACATCTACTCGATCGAGGACCTGGCCCAGCTCATCCACGATCTGAAGAACGCCAACCCGTCGGCCCGCGTCCACGTGAAGCTGGTCTCCGAGGTCGGCGTGGGCACCGTCGCCGCCGGCGTCTCCAAGGCGCACGCCGACGTGGTGCTGATCTCCGGGCACGACGGCGGAACGGGCGCCTCGCCGCTGACCTCGCTGAAGCACGCGGGCGGTCCCTGGGAGCTGGGCCTCGCCGAGACGCAGCAGACGCTGCTGCTCAACGGGCTGCGCGACCGGATCGTCGTGCAGACCGACGGCCAGCTCAAGACCGGGCGCGACGTGGTCATCGCGGCACTGCTCGGCGCCGAGGAGTTCGGCTTCGCGACCGCGCCGCTGGTCGTGTCGGGCTGCGTCCTGATGCGGGTGTGTCACCTGGACACCTGTCCGGTCGGCATCGCCACCCAGAACCCGGTGCTGCGTGAACGTTTCACCGGCAAGCCCGAGTTCGTGGTGAACTTCTTCCAGTTCATCGCGGAGGAGGTCCGCGAGCTGCTGGCCGAGCTGGGCTTCCGCACGCTGGAGGAGGCCGTCGGCCGCGCCGAGCTGCTGGATGTCACGCGGGCCGTGGACCACTGGAAGGCGCGGGGCCTGGACCTGGCGCCGCTGTTCTACGTGCCTGAGCTGTCCGAGGACGCCCCCCGGCACCGGACCACCGAGCAGGACCACGGTCTGGCCAAGGCGCTGGACAACGAGCTGATCCGGCTGTCGGCCGACGCGCTGTCCGCCGCCCGCGCGGAGGACGCTCAGCCGGTCCGCGCCCAGATCGCCGTCCGCAACATCAACCGCACGGTCGGCACCATGCTCGGCCACGAGGTGACCAAGAAGTTCGGCGGCGCCGGACTGCCGGACGACACGATCGACATCACCTTCACCGGCTCGGCGGGGCAGTCGTTCGGCGCGTTCGTGCCGCGCGGCGTCACGCTGCGGCTGGAGGGCGACGCCAACGACTACGTCGGCAAGGGCCTGTCGGGCGGCCGGCTGATCGTCCGGCCGGACCGGGACGCCGACCACCTGCCGGAGTTCTCGACCATCGCGGGCAACACCATCGCCTATGGCGCGACCAGTGGCGAGATCTTCCTGCGCGGCCGGGTCGGCGAGCGGTTCTGCGTGCGGAACTCCGGCGCGACCGTGATCTCCGAGGGCGTCGGCGACCACGGCTGTGAGTACATGACCGGCGGCCGGGCCGTCGTCCTGGGCACGACCGGGCGCAACTTCGCGGCCGGCATGTCCGGCGGCGTCGCGTTCGTCGTCGACCTCGACCCGGCGAACGTCAACACCGAGTTCGTCCGGATAGAGGAGCTGGACGCGGCCGACCGCGAGTGGCTGCACGAGGTGGTCCGCCGGCACGCCGAGGAGACGGGCTCCACCGTCGCCGCGAAGCTGCTGAAGGAGTGGGACACGGCCCTCGGCCGCTTCAGCAAGATCATGCCCGCCACGTACAAGGCCGTGCTCGCCGCCAAGGATGCCGCCGAGCGGGCGGGACTCTCCGAGTCCGAGACCCACGAGAAGATGATGGAGGCGGCGACCCATGGCTGA
- a CDS encoding methyltransferase domain-containing protein gives MTWSGDAYAAALRAGRGPLFLRRADGGRLPLDVERWCAGPDPADRTVLARCAGSVLDIGCGPGRMVTALARAARPALGIDTAPAAVARTRSEGGSALLRSVFQNLPAEGWWGSVLLMDGNIGIGGDPAALFRRVRQLLAPSGLLIAEAATAEVDERFDVSLDAGDGPLGPAFPWARLGPTALRTRAASEGWTTAGQWAVDGRAFVALRA, from the coding sequence GTGACCTGGTCCGGAGACGCGTACGCGGCGGCCCTGCGCGCCGGCCGGGGACCGCTGTTCCTGCGCCGCGCCGACGGCGGCCGGCTGCCGCTCGACGTGGAACGCTGGTGCGCCGGGCCGGATCCCGCCGACCGCACGGTGCTGGCGCGGTGCGCGGGCAGCGTGCTCGACATCGGTTGCGGTCCCGGCCGGATGGTCACCGCGCTGGCCCGCGCGGCGCGTCCCGCCCTCGGCATCGACACGGCCCCGGCCGCCGTGGCCCGCACGCGCAGCGAGGGCGGATCGGCGCTGCTGCGTTCGGTGTTCCAGAACCTGCCCGCCGAAGGCTGGTGGGGGAGTGTGCTGTTGATGGACGGCAACATAGGGATCGGTGGCGACCCGGCCGCGTTGTTCCGTCGCGTCCGTCAACTGCTGGCGCCCAGCGGTCTGTTGATCGCCGAGGCCGCGACGGCGGAGGTGGACGAACGGTTCGACGTCAGCCTCGACGCGGGCGACGGCCCGCTGGGCCCCGCGTTCCCCTGGGCCCGTCTCGGTCCGACGGCGCTGCGGACGCGGGCCGCGTCCGAAGGATGGACGACGGCCGGCCAGTGGGCGGTCGACGGCCGGGCGTTCGTGGCGTTGCGGGCCTGA